AACCGCAAACGACATAATAAGACAAAAAGTTACAAGAGAAACATGGGAAATTTTAACGGTGTTGCATTAAATGTTGCAAGTTGCCAATAATAAAACCGGGACAAATAACTGTTGACAATTATTTGTTAATGTTATATATTTCTTTATCCTTAAAGGGTATGTGAATAAGGAATTTTTTTTATTTGATCAGGAGGATTTTGTTTAAAATGAAGACTTTCATCGCAACAAAGGAAACGGTTCAGAGAAAATGGTACATCGTTGACGCAGACGGTAAAGTTCTTGGCCGCATGGCATCAAGGATAGCATCTGTATTAAGAGGCAAACACAAGGCAACTTACACACCCCAGGTTGACACGGGGGATTTTGTTATTGTTGTAAACGTGGAAAAGCTTATTCTTACAGGAAAAAAGATGGAAAAGAAAGTTTATCAGAGCCACAGCGGTTATCCGGACGGTTTTAAAGAAGAATCGTTTGAAGCGCTTATGGCAAGAAGGCCGGAAAAAGTTCTTGAAGAAGCGGTTAAAGGGATGCTTCCTAAAACCAGGCTTGGCAAGGATATGCTTACAAAATTAAGAATATTTAAAGGCCCAAAGCACACGTATACTTCAATTAAACCGTTAGAACTTAAATAAGGAGGAACCTTAAATTGGCTTCAGTATTATATGGAACAGGAAGAAGAAAGACATCAATAGCTAAAGTATGGGTAAAAAACGGAACAGGTAAAGTTACTGTTAACGGAAAAGACGTAAAGGAATTTTTTAACAGAAGCACGCATATTGACCATTTAATGGAACCGCTGGAAGCAATTACAGCGTCCGGAAAATATGACCTTACATGCAAGACGCTTGGCGGCGGACAGACAGGCCAGGCAGGCGCGATAAGGATGGGCGTTGCAAGGGCCCTTTCAAAAACAGATGAAAACACACACACAATTCTTTCAAAGGGCGGATTTTTAATGCGCGAT
This sequence is a window from Candidatus Goldiibacteriota bacterium. Protein-coding genes within it:
- the rplM gene encoding 50S ribosomal protein L13 — its product is MKTFIATKETVQRKWYIVDADGKVLGRMASRIASVLRGKHKATYTPQVDTGDFVIVVNVEKLILTGKKMEKKVYQSHSGYPDGFKEESFEALMARRPEKVLEEAVKGMLPKTRLGKDMLTKLRIFKGPKHTYTSIKPLELK
- the rpsI gene encoding 30S ribosomal protein S9, translated to MASVLYGTGRRKTSIAKVWVKNGTGKVTVNGKDVKEFFNRSTHIDHLMEPLEAITASGKYDLTCKTLGGGQTGQAGAIRMGVARALSKTDENTHTILSKGGFLMRDDRMVERKKYGKKKARRSFQFSKR